In the Flavobacterium pallidum genome, one interval contains:
- a CDS encoding aspartate/glutamate racemase family protein codes for MKKIGLVGGISWTSTADYYRLINQETNKNLGGINFAECLIYSVNFEQFASFNAQHDWEATCQLLSAAANHLKDAGADVIMLGANTAHIVAERVAGNVGLPLIDIREATADAVKSSGLRKVGLLGTIYTMELDFYKDKLTEQGIEVIIPESKSDREYIEGTLVNELGKGILQPETRAAYQNIIDSLIQQGAQGIVLGCTEIPLLISQEDVTVPVFNTTLIHVKAAVKFALETANE; via the coding sequence ATGAAAAAAATCGGACTAGTGGGTGGTATCAGCTGGACTTCCACCGCAGATTATTACAGGCTCATCAATCAGGAAACAAATAAAAATTTGGGCGGCATCAATTTTGCCGAATGCCTGATATATTCCGTAAACTTCGAACAGTTCGCATCATTTAATGCGCAGCACGATTGGGAGGCGACATGCCAGTTGCTGTCGGCTGCTGCAAATCACTTAAAAGATGCCGGTGCCGATGTAATAATGCTAGGGGCCAATACGGCACACATTGTAGCTGAAAGGGTAGCCGGAAATGTCGGCCTTCCATTGATAGATATTCGGGAAGCTACAGCGGATGCAGTTAAAAGCAGCGGCCTGAGGAAAGTGGGATTACTTGGCACTATATACACCATGGAGCTTGATTTTTACAAAGACAAGCTTACGGAACAAGGCATTGAAGTGATCATTCCCGAAAGTAAAAGTGACAGGGAGTATATAGAAGGAACCCTGGTAAATGAGTTGGGAAAAGGCATTTTACAACCTGAAACCAGGGCAGCCTATCAAAATATCATCGACAGCTTAATTCAGCAGGGCGCCCAGGGAATCGTGTTGGGTTGTACGGAAATCCCGCTACTCATTTCGCAGGAAGATGTAACTGTTCCGGTATTTAATACTACCCTGATCCACGTAAAGGCGGCAGTCAAATTTGCGTTGGAAACAGCAAATGAATAA
- a CDS encoding N-acetyltransferase, with protein sequence MEPVNKILNAVESDLPVICNLFEKAIQFLKENNYIGWKSYDKAFIESDMARRLLFKVTIGNKIACIFSVCYSDPIIWRERETGNAMYLHRIVSNRIFAGEKLFGLVLDWAIGEAKKLKLDYIRMDTWADNGKIIAYYKSYGFSFIENYTTPDTDDLPIQHRNLSVALLQLTL encoded by the coding sequence ATGGAACCAGTAAATAAAATTTTAAATGCAGTCGAGAGCGACTTGCCGGTAATCTGTAATCTTTTCGAAAAAGCAATCCAATTTTTGAAAGAGAACAACTACATCGGCTGGAAAAGTTACGACAAGGCGTTCATAGAATCCGATATGGCACGGCGGCTATTGTTTAAGGTTACCATTGGCAACAAAATCGCCTGTATCTTCAGCGTTTGCTACAGCGACCCTATAATATGGCGCGAACGCGAAACGGGCAATGCGATGTACCTGCACCGCATTGTATCAAACCGCATTTTCGCCGGCGAAAAATTGTTTGGCCTGGTACTGGACTGGGCAATAGGCGAGGCAAAAAAACTTAAACTGGATTACATACGGATGGATACATGGGCAGACAATGGAAAGATTATCGCATACTACAAAAGCTACGGCTTTTCATTTATCGAAAATTACACCACGCCGGATACCGACGATTTACCGATACAGCACCGCAACCTCAGCGTAGCCTTATTGCAACTGACGTTGTAA
- a CDS encoding GNAT family N-acetyltransferase, with amino-acid sequence MKFNFDNDIILENDILILRPLSLADTGNLLQAALSDSLLLQYSPKQVYNESLLTEYIQSAIDLRTNRQRYSFSIFSKRDNRYIGSTAFLNISNTDDRLEIGATWIDKTYQGTGLNSHCKYLLLEYAFEVIHANKVEFRTDARNIPSRKAIEKIGGKFEGILREHLLMPDGFRRNSCCYGIVRSEWESVKLQLKELL; translated from the coding sequence ATGAAATTTAATTTTGACAATGATATCATTCTTGAAAATGACATATTGATACTGAGGCCGTTATCTTTAGCCGACACCGGCAACCTGCTCCAGGCAGCACTATCTGACAGTTTACTGCTTCAATATTCGCCAAAACAGGTGTATAATGAATCCTTACTAACGGAATATATCCAGAGTGCGATTGACTTAAGGACCAACAGACAAAGATATTCCTTCAGCATATTTTCGAAACGGGATAATCGCTATATTGGCAGTACCGCTTTCCTAAACATTTCGAATACGGATGACCGGCTTGAAATCGGCGCTACCTGGATTGACAAAACCTATCAGGGAACCGGCCTGAACAGCCACTGTAAGTACCTTTTGCTCGAATATGCGTTTGAGGTTATTCACGCGAATAAGGTAGAGTTCAGGACTGATGCGCGAAACATACCATCAAGGAAAGCAATAGAAAAAATAGGAGGGAAGTTTGAGGGCATACTCCGGGAACATTTGCTGATGCCGGATGGATTCAGGCGCAACAGCTGCTGCTACGGCATCGTCCGGAGTGAATGGGAATCGGTGAAACTGCAATTGAAAGAGCTGTTATAA